The proteins below are encoded in one region of Pseudomonas putida NBRC 14164:
- a CDS encoding VRR-NUC domain-containing protein, with the protein MIAHSVDDPFYYLHNFRQVVLWVEQRYQDLLDDQELAFIRAFNQLQAPTQALMVRMVMRKGELFRSDRLDYAEIGDTALALHPLQKLGWVREPEQLSLEQLFALLRKDELARCFALQLSRPRAAKHELLAQLQPLGLMGRSLAEWFPDSEVRILQWCLQPLCDRMRLLFFGNLYQDWSEFVLADLGVLRYEQVPFSTGSRALQQRAEVDLAMALHQCAERLEQGDEPVSILGTLQGLHSDNPWLARRHARLQFALGQQCERLGEWDQAMAVYGQCSHAQARIRQVRVLERTEQWPQAHALALQLAAAPANALEVQALERMLPRLARKLGGPPQRRQRATPLELIELELPREYAALGVEEAVRQHLAQEGGQAHYVENTLFNSLFGLLCWEAIFAPVPGAFFNPFQAAPQDLHDSDFQQRRSALFDLCLGRLDDGSHRQAILECYKGKQGLQSPFVFWSMLSEELLEQALACLPAAQLKQCFLRLLQDIRSNRAGMPDLIQFWPEQGRYRMVEVKGPGDRLQDNQLRWLEFCRQHGLPVAVCHVRWSETP; encoded by the coding sequence GTGATCGCCCATTCCGTCGACGACCCGTTCTACTACCTGCATAACTTCCGCCAGGTAGTGCTGTGGGTCGAACAGCGCTACCAGGACCTGCTCGATGACCAGGAACTGGCCTTCATCCGTGCCTTCAATCAACTGCAAGCGCCAACCCAGGCCTTGATGGTGCGCATGGTCATGCGCAAAGGCGAGCTGTTTCGCAGCGACCGGCTCGACTACGCCGAAATCGGCGATACGGCGCTGGCGCTGCACCCTTTGCAGAAGCTCGGCTGGGTGCGGGAACCCGAGCAACTGAGCCTGGAACAGCTGTTCGCCTTGCTGCGCAAAGACGAACTGGCCCGCTGCTTCGCCCTGCAACTGAGCCGCCCGCGTGCCGCCAAGCATGAGCTGTTGGCACAGCTGCAACCGCTAGGGCTGATGGGCCGGTCACTGGCCGAATGGTTTCCCGACAGCGAGGTGCGCATCCTCCAGTGGTGCCTGCAACCTTTGTGCGACCGCATGCGCCTGTTGTTCTTCGGCAACCTGTACCAGGACTGGTCAGAGTTCGTCCTCGCCGACCTCGGTGTGTTGCGTTACGAGCAGGTGCCATTCAGCACGGGCTCGCGAGCCCTGCAGCAACGTGCCGAAGTCGACTTGGCCATGGCCTTGCACCAGTGTGCCGAGCGGCTGGAGCAGGGCGACGAACCCGTGTCGATTCTGGGTACCCTGCAGGGCCTGCACAGTGACAACCCGTGGCTGGCCCGCCGCCATGCGCGCCTGCAGTTCGCCCTGGGCCAGCAATGCGAGCGCCTGGGGGAGTGGGACCAGGCCATGGCAGTGTACGGCCAGTGCAGCCATGCCCAGGCACGCATTCGCCAGGTGCGGGTGCTTGAGCGCACTGAGCAGTGGCCCCAGGCCCATGCGCTGGCACTACAGCTCGCGGCGGCACCGGCCAACGCGCTGGAAGTGCAGGCACTGGAACGGATGCTGCCACGCCTGGCGCGCAAGCTTGGCGGCCCGCCACAGCGGCGCCAGCGTGCCACACCGCTGGAGCTGATCGAGCTCGAGCTGCCCCGCGAGTACGCTGCGTTGGGTGTGGAGGAAGCTGTGCGTCAACACCTGGCGCAAGAGGGCGGCCAGGCGCATTACGTGGAGAACACGCTGTTCAACAGCCTGTTTGGCCTGTTGTGCTGGGAGGCCATCTTCGCCCCTGTGCCTGGCGCATTCTTCAACCCGTTCCAGGCCGCGCCACAGGACCTGCACGACAGTGACTTCCAGCAGCGGCGCAGTGCGCTATTCGATCTTTGCCTGGGGCGGCTCGACGATGGCAGCCATCGTCAGGCGATTCTCGAGTGCTACAAGGGCAAGCAGGGCCTGCAGTCGCCGTTCGTGTTCTGGTCCATGCTCAGCGAGGAACTGCTGGAACAGGCCTTGGCTTGCTTGCCGGCTGCCCAGCTGAAACAGTGCTTCCTGCGCTTGTTGCAGGACATTCGCAGCAACCGCGCCGGCATGCCCGACCTGATCCAGTTCTGGCCCGAGCAGGGCCGTTATCGCATGGTCGAGGTCAAGGGGCCCGGTGACCGTTTGCAGGACAACCAGCTGCGCTGGCTGGAGTTCTGCAGGCAACACGGCCTGCCCGTTGCGGTGTGCCATGTGCGCTGGAGTGAAACGCCTTGA
- a CDS encoding MFS transporter, with protein MKKYQRITVVFLLLIGIVNYLDRSALSIANTSIQKDMMISPSQMGILLSAFSIAYAFAQLPMGMIIDRLGSKVALGASLLGWSVAQAAFGMVNSFAGFMGLRVLLGIGEAPMFPSAAKALSEWFDANERGTPTGVVWSSTCLGPCLAPPLLTLFMVNFGWRGMFIITGVIGMVLAVCWLTFYKSKARYLAELEAEGKPLPAEHKAPVASVQTPKASYFAGWLDLFKHRSTWGAVLGFMGVIYMLWLHLTWLPGYFEREHGLDLYKTAWVVSLAYGFGAAGTIVAGRFCDRLVKRGMTVLGSRKFSVITGLVLAALFTLPLSFVTGLTGCVILLCLALFSINMASATAWMIVNTIVDSPRVASFGSIQNFGGYIAGSVAPIATGFSIQYSGSFTTAFMISAVVALCSAVAYFLLLQAPIGSAKDEAGEMTGATEQA; from the coding sequence ATGAAGAAGTACCAGCGCATCACAGTTGTGTTTCTGCTGCTGATCGGCATCGTCAACTACCTGGACCGTAGTGCGCTGTCGATCGCCAACACCTCCATCCAGAAAGACATGATGATCAGCCCGTCGCAGATGGGCATCCTGTTGTCGGCGTTTTCCATTGCCTACGCCTTTGCCCAGTTGCCAATGGGCATGATCATCGACCGCCTGGGCAGCAAGGTCGCGCTCGGCGCCTCGCTGCTGGGCTGGTCGGTGGCCCAGGCGGCGTTTGGCATGGTCAACAGCTTTGCCGGTTTCATGGGCCTGCGGGTGCTGCTGGGGATTGGCGAGGCGCCCATGTTCCCGTCGGCGGCCAAGGCCCTGTCGGAGTGGTTCGATGCCAATGAGCGCGGCACGCCGACCGGCGTGGTCTGGTCGTCGACCTGCCTCGGCCCGTGCCTGGCGCCGCCCTTGCTGACGTTGTTCATGGTCAATTTCGGCTGGCGTGGCATGTTCATCATTACCGGCGTGATCGGTATGGTGCTGGCGGTGTGCTGGCTGACGTTCTACAAGAGCAAGGCGCGTTACCTGGCGGAACTGGAGGCCGAAGGCAAGCCGCTGCCAGCGGAACACAAGGCGCCTGTGGCCTCGGTGCAAACGCCGAAGGCTTCGTACTTCGCTGGCTGGCTGGACCTGTTCAAGCACCGCAGCACATGGGGTGCCGTGCTGGGTTTCATGGGTGTGATCTACATGCTGTGGCTGCACCTGACTTGGTTGCCGGGCTACTTCGAGCGTGAACACGGCCTGGACCTGTACAAGACCGCCTGGGTCGTGTCGCTGGCCTACGGCTTTGGTGCGGCGGGTACAATCGTTGCCGGGCGCTTCTGCGACCGGCTGGTGAAGCGTGGCATGACTGTGCTGGGTAGCCGCAAGTTCAGCGTCATTACCGGCCTGGTGCTGGCGGCGCTGTTCACCTTGCCGCTGTCGTTCGTCACCGGCCTGACAGGCTGCGTCATCCTGCTGTGCCTGGCACTGTTCAGCATCAACATGGCCAGTGCCACTGCCTGGATGATCGTCAATACCATCGTGGACAGCCCGCGCGTGGCCTCGTTTGGCTCGATCCAGAACTTCGGCGGCTACATTGCCGGCTCCGTGGCGCCGATCGCTACTGGCTTCAGCATCCAGTACTCGGGCTCGTTCACCACAGCGTTCATGATCAGTGCGGTGGTGGCATTGTGCTCGGCGGTGGCGTACTTCCTGTTGCTGCAGGCGCCGATTGGCAGTGCCAAGGACGAAGCAGGGGAGATGACTGGAGCGACTGAGCAGGCATAA
- a CDS encoding fumarylacetoacetate hydrolase family protein — MTDRSNANQPLPLSQDASMFDSGSWVGRVWLADQGPAVVLVKAGAVYDISTHVATVSALLEVADPVAYLRALPLAEPLVALSVLLDNSDPTQRDPSQPWLLAPVDLQAVKAAGVTFATSLLERVVEEQAKGDPAKADAIRDTLASRIGADLSQIVPGSAQAEALRKVLVEQGLWSQYLEVGIGPDAEVFTKAQPLSAVGHGADIGIHPKSSWNNPEPEVVLAVSSDGSIKGAMLGNDVNLRDFEGRSALLLSKAKDNNASTALGPLLRLFDESFGLDDVRNAEVDLRVEGEDGFILSGRSSMRQISRDPQDLVQQTLNENHQYPDGMVLFLGTLFAPKQDRDQPGNGFTHKPGDVVTISNPQLGTLCNRVTTSDQAPQWAFGLRALIDNLGRRGLLEVAATARQP; from the coding sequence ATGACTGACCGATCGAACGCCAATCAACCGCTGCCGCTGAGCCAGGATGCCAGTATGTTCGACAGCGGCAGCTGGGTAGGGCGGGTGTGGCTCGCGGACCAGGGGCCGGCGGTGGTGCTGGTGAAAGCCGGCGCGGTCTACGACATCAGCACCCACGTGGCGACTGTCTCGGCCCTGCTGGAAGTGGCCGACCCGGTGGCCTACCTGCGCGCGTTGCCGCTGGCCGAGCCGCTGGTGGCGCTATCGGTGTTGCTGGACAACAGCGACCCCACCCAGCGCGACCCGAGTCAGCCATGGCTGCTGGCGCCTGTCGACTTGCAGGCGGTGAAGGCCGCTGGCGTAACCTTCGCCACCAGCCTGCTGGAGCGTGTGGTGGAAGAGCAGGCCAAGGGCGACCCGGCCAAGGCCGATGCCATCCGTGACACCCTGGCCAGCCGCATCGGCGCCGACCTGTCGCAGATCGTGCCAGGCTCGGCCCAGGCCGAAGCGCTGCGCAAGGTGCTGGTGGAGCAGGGCCTGTGGTCGCAATACCTGGAAGTGGGCATTGGCCCGGATGCTGAAGTGTTTACCAAGGCCCAGCCGCTGTCGGCAGTTGGCCACGGTGCCGATATCGGCATCCACCCCAAGTCCAGCTGGAACAACCCTGAGCCGGAAGTGGTGCTGGCAGTATCCAGCGATGGCAGCATCAAGGGCGCTATGCTCGGCAACGACGTCAACCTGCGCGACTTCGAAGGGCGTAGCGCCTTGCTGCTGTCCAAGGCCAAGGACAACAATGCCTCCACCGCACTGGGCCCGCTGCTGCGGCTGTTTGACGAAAGCTTCGGCCTTGACGATGTGCGCAACGCCGAAGTGGACCTGCGGGTTGAGGGCGAGGACGGTTTTATACTGTCTGGCCGCAGCTCCATGCGCCAGATCAGCCGCGACCCGCAAGACCTGGTGCAGCAAACCCTCAACGAAAACCATCAGTACCCCGACGGCATGGTGCTCTTCCTCGGCACCCTGTTTGCCCCCAAGCAGGACCGTGACCAGCCGGGCAATGGCTTTACCCACAAGCCGGGTGATGTGGTGACCATCAGCAACCCGCAACTGGGTACCCTGTGCAACCGCGTGACCACCAGCGACCAGGCACCGCAGTGGGCGTTTGGCCTGCGCGCGTTGATCGACAACCTCGGCCGGCGTGGCCTGCTGGAGGTTGCAGCTACCGCACGCCAGCCTTGA
- a CDS encoding Ldh family oxidoreductase has product MTQATHHNVQALTTFVEQLFEKAGADTEVAQVVTRVLLEGELLGHRTHGLNLVSRYIGGMQEGKVKARAQALEQVSDSGIASVFDGHYLLGPYCVSRALDCAAKGATAQGIGIAVVRRASHIGCLAAYLKPFTDQGLVAMLYSSDPSVGLVCAHGGIDPIYTPNPIAAGIPTLGEPILLDVSMSTVTLGLVGQCRDAGSRLPHPVLVSNDGQLSDDPVDFFTRPQGSILPLGGQAFGHKGFALALLVEALTSGLAGHGRKDAPEQWGASATAVVIDPRFFGGLEAFTDETSFLGRLVLASRPLDPARPVRLPGQAGLALRRQALQQGVSLSPQLLADLDRLAGQLQLPALSQ; this is encoded by the coding sequence ATGACTCAAGCCACACATCACAACGTGCAAGCGCTCACCACCTTTGTCGAGCAACTGTTCGAAAAAGCCGGTGCCGATACCGAAGTCGCCCAGGTGGTGACCCGGGTTCTGCTCGAAGGTGAACTGCTCGGGCACCGTACCCACGGCCTGAACCTGGTCAGCCGCTACATCGGTGGCATGCAGGAAGGCAAGGTCAAGGCCCGTGCACAGGCACTGGAACAGGTGTCGGACAGTGGCATCGCCAGCGTGTTCGATGGCCATTACCTGCTGGGGCCCTACTGCGTCAGCCGTGCCCTGGACTGCGCGGCAAAAGGTGCGACCGCGCAGGGCATCGGCATTGCGGTGGTGCGCCGTGCTTCGCACATTGGCTGCCTGGCCGCCTATCTCAAGCCCTTTACCGACCAGGGCCTGGTGGCCATGCTCTATTCATCGGACCCCTCGGTGGGGCTGGTCTGCGCCCACGGTGGCATCGACCCCATCTACACCCCCAACCCGATTGCTGCCGGTATCCCGACCCTGGGCGAGCCGATCCTGCTGGACGTGAGCATGTCGACCGTTACCCTCGGGCTGGTTGGCCAGTGCCGCGATGCCGGCAGCCGCCTGCCGCACCCGGTACTGGTGAGCAATGACGGGCAGCTGAGCGACGACCCGGTCGATTTCTTTACCCGCCCGCAAGGCAGCATCCTGCCCCTCGGCGGCCAGGCCTTTGGCCACAAAGGCTTTGCCCTGGCGCTGCTGGTCGAAGCCCTGACGTCCGGCCTGGCCGGCCATGGGCGCAAGGATGCCCCTGAGCAGTGGGGCGCCTCGGCCACTGCCGTGGTCATCGACCCGCGCTTCTTCGGCGGCCTGGAAGCGTTCACCGATGAAACCAGTTTCCTGGGCCGACTGGTACTCGCCAGCCGCCCGCTCGACCCCGCTCGCCCGGTGCGCTTGCCTGGGCAGGCTGGCCTTGCGCTGCGCCGCCAGGCCCTGCAGCAGGGCGTGAGCCTCTCGCCACAGCTGCTGGCTGACCTTGATCGCCTGGCCGGCCAATTGCAACTGCCGGCACTTTCCCAATGA
- a CDS encoding UxaA family hydrolase gives MQLIAKSGDLAVIRLNPLDNVLIARQALPQGLHLDAEAITVRQPIPSGHKLATERVEQGQPLRRYGQIIGFASQAINAGDHVHVHNVQMGDFARDYAFGVDTRSQPGSEAQFQGIVRADGRVATRNYIGILTSVNCSATVARAVADHFRRDIHPEALADYPNIDGVVALTHGAGCAVDPSGEALGLLRRTLAGYAVHPNFAAVLIIGLGCETNQIESLLETQGLQASAQLRAFTIQGIGGTSKTIAAGIEQVKSLLAEANHVQRQPVSARHLVVGLQCGGSDGYSGITANPALGNAVDRLVAAGGTAILSETPEIYGAEHLLTRRAVSREVGEKLVARIRWWEDYCQRMNAELNNNPSAGNKAGGLTTILEKSLGAVAKAGSSNLVDVYQYAETVRAQGLVFMDTPGYDPVSATGQVAGGANLIAFTTGRGSAYGCAPAPSIKLATNNRVFEHQEEDMDVNCGGIADGSTSIEERGAYIFEQMLRIASGERSKSEQHGYGQNEFVPWQIGAVT, from the coding sequence ATGCAACTGATTGCCAAGTCCGGTGACCTTGCCGTCATCCGCCTCAACCCGCTGGACAACGTGCTTATCGCCCGCCAGGCCTTGCCGCAAGGCCTGCACCTGGATGCCGAGGCGATTACCGTGCGCCAGCCGATTCCTTCGGGCCACAAGCTTGCGACCGAACGCGTGGAGCAGGGCCAGCCGCTACGCCGTTACGGGCAAATCATCGGTTTTGCCTCGCAGGCCATCAATGCCGGCGATCACGTGCATGTGCACAACGTGCAAATGGGCGATTTCGCCCGTGACTATGCCTTTGGTGTCGACACTCGCAGCCAGCCTGGCAGCGAAGCGCAGTTCCAGGGCATCGTGCGCGCCGATGGGCGGGTTGCCACCCGTAATTACATCGGCATTCTCACCTCGGTGAACTGCTCGGCGACCGTCGCCAGGGCTGTGGCCGACCATTTCCGCCGTGACATTCACCCCGAGGCACTGGCCGACTACCCGAATATCGACGGCGTGGTCGCCCTGACCCACGGTGCCGGCTGCGCAGTAGACCCCAGCGGCGAAGCCCTTGGCTTGCTGCGCCGCACCCTGGCCGGGTACGCCGTGCACCCCAACTTTGCTGCCGTACTGATCATTGGCCTGGGCTGCGAAACCAACCAGATCGAAAGCCTGCTGGAAACCCAGGGCCTGCAAGCCAGTGCGCAGCTGCGGGCCTTCACCATCCAGGGCATCGGCGGTACGTCAAAAACCATTGCTGCCGGCATCGAGCAGGTCAAGAGCCTGCTGGCCGAGGCCAACCACGTGCAGCGCCAACCGGTCAGCGCACGGCATCTCGTGGTCGGCCTGCAATGTGGCGGCTCCGATGGCTACTCCGGCATCACCGCCAACCCGGCACTGGGCAACGCCGTGGACCGCCTGGTGGCGGCCGGTGGTACCGCCATCCTGTCCGAAACCCCGGAAATCTACGGCGCCGAGCACCTGCTGACCCGCCGCGCGGTCAGCCGTGAGGTGGGCGAAAAGCTGGTGGCGCGCATCCGCTGGTGGGAAGACTACTGCCAGCGCATGAACGCCGAGCTGAACAACAACCCTTCGGCCGGCAATAAAGCCGGGGGCCTGACCACCATCCTCGAGAAGTCGCTGGGCGCAGTGGCCAAGGCGGGCTCCAGCAACCTGGTCGATGTGTACCAGTACGCCGAGACCGTGCGTGCCCAGGGCCTGGTGTTCATGGACACCCCTGGTTACGACCCGGTCTCGGCCACTGGCCAGGTGGCTGGCGGGGCCAACCTGATCGCCTTCACCACCGGGCGTGGTTCGGCTTACGGCTGTGCCCCGGCACCGTCGATCAAGCTGGCGACCAACAACCGGGTGTTCGAACACCAGGAAGAGGACATGGACGTCAATTGCGGCGGTATTGCCGATGGCTCCACCAGCATCGAGGAACGTGGCGCGTACATCTTCGAGCAGATGCTGCGCATTGCTTCCGGGGAACGCAGCAAAAGCGAACAGCACGGATACGGGCAGAACGAGTTCGTGCCTTGGCAGATCGGCGCCGTGACCTGA
- a CDS encoding LysR family transcriptional regulator — MSPDLTHSSFCNWIRYKHLVLIDTLARTRNMHATATRMNLSQPALSKMLRDLEEQFGFALFERLPRSMPPTELGEYVVRYAQGALAESQQFVDQVNRLRNGGHGFIRVGGIFAATALVLPQAIAAIKARSPLLSIEVVEHSSDHLLTMLEQNKLDIMIGRFTEERFSQLFDFQPLEPEPFSLVVNSEHPLNQLESPPLSALGDWPWVLYPVGTPIRNRLEQAFRVAGIATPVDSVETISMPMFLQLLQSAPMIAMLPRSMVAAQLASGQFKELRSPLHVPALEYGVVTRKDEPLSASARAFVEILLEGAKQRQKEGTAATALDKT, encoded by the coding sequence ATGTCGCCGGACCTGACCCATTCCAGCTTTTGCAACTGGATCCGCTACAAGCACCTGGTGCTGATCGACACCCTGGCGCGCACCCGCAACATGCACGCAACCGCTACGCGCATGAACCTCAGCCAGCCGGCCCTGAGCAAGATGCTGCGCGATCTCGAAGAGCAGTTCGGCTTTGCCCTGTTCGAGCGCCTGCCACGCAGCATGCCGCCCACCGAGCTGGGTGAATACGTGGTGCGTTATGCCCAGGGTGCGTTGGCCGAGTCGCAGCAATTCGTCGACCAGGTCAACCGCCTGCGCAACGGCGGGCACGGTTTTATCCGCGTCGGCGGCATCTTTGCCGCCACTGCGCTGGTACTGCCGCAGGCCATTGCCGCGATCAAGGCGCGCAGCCCACTGCTGTCGATCGAAGTGGTGGAGCATTCCAGTGATCACCTGCTGACCATGCTGGAGCAGAACAAGCTCGACATCATGATTGGCCGCTTCACCGAAGAGCGCTTCAGCCAGCTGTTCGACTTCCAGCCCCTCGAACCCGAACCGTTCAGCCTGGTGGTCAACAGCGAGCACCCGCTCAACCAGCTGGAAAGCCCGCCACTGTCGGCGCTGGGCGACTGGCCGTGGGTGCTGTACCCGGTGGGCACGCCGATCCGCAACCGCCTGGAACAGGCGTTCCGTGTGGCCGGTATTGCCACGCCCGTCGACAGCGTCGAGACCATCTCCATGCCGATGTTCCTGCAGCTGCTGCAATCGGCGCCGATGATTGCCATGTTGCCGCGTTCGATGGTTGCCGCGCAGCTGGCCAGCGGGCAGTTCAAGGAGCTACGCAGCCCCTTGCATGTACCCGCGCTGGAGTATGGCGTGGTCACCCGCAAGGATGAACCGCTGAGCGCTTCGGCCCGGGCGTTTGTCGAGATTTTGCTGGAAGGCGCCAAACAGCGACAGAAGGAAGGTACGGCTGCAACTGCCTTGGACAAGACCTGA
- a CDS encoding LysR family transcriptional regulator: MSRLPIDPTQAPASLGALRISSRQITLLNALGEFGNLRRAAAAMHTTQPAASLLLQQLEERLGVRLFERLPRGMQATLYGEVMIRYAQSALHEFEHAQAQIAELARGASGLVRVGSVMGPVPGVLTKAVLAYKRDHPKVRISLEVGTSDTLLPALLRGDFDMVVGRLPDQSDSQDLNIELFEGGEQMRVIARAGHPLAAAVGLQLSDLVALTWILHPIGSPMRRRVESALQAGGMVQSLDIVETASILATTAMLEASEMIAVVPNDVAEHYARYGMVAILPVELPLTMANLGVLTLRSRPNSVALDTLLRYLRAQ; the protein is encoded by the coding sequence ATGTCTCGCTTGCCAATCGACCCAACCCAGGCGCCTGCCAGCCTTGGTGCATTGAGAATCTCCAGCCGCCAGATCACGCTGCTCAATGCGCTGGGCGAGTTCGGCAACCTGCGCCGCGCCGCTGCGGCGATGCACACCACGCAACCGGCGGCCAGCCTGTTACTGCAGCAGCTTGAGGAACGCCTTGGCGTGCGTTTGTTCGAGCGCTTGCCGCGCGGCATGCAAGCAACGCTCTACGGTGAGGTGATGATCCGCTATGCACAAAGCGCGCTGCATGAGTTCGAGCATGCCCAGGCGCAAATCGCCGAACTGGCGCGCGGGGCCTCGGGCCTGGTGCGGGTGGGCAGCGTCATGGGCCCGGTGCCGGGCGTGCTGACCAAGGCGGTACTGGCCTACAAGCGCGACCACCCCAAAGTGCGTATCTCGCTGGAAGTGGGCACCAGCGATACCTTGCTGCCCGCGTTGCTGCGCGGCGATTTCGACATGGTCGTGGGCCGCCTGCCAGACCAGAGCGACAGCCAGGACCTGAACATCGAGCTGTTTGAGGGCGGTGAGCAGATGCGCGTGATTGCCCGCGCAGGGCACCCTCTGGCGGCGGCTGTCGGGTTGCAATTGAGTGACCTGGTGGCCCTGACCTGGATCCTGCACCCCATCGGCAGCCCGATGCGCCGCCGCGTCGAAAGTGCGCTGCAGGCCGGAGGCATGGTGCAGTCACTGGACATCGTTGAAACCGCCTCGATCCTGGCCACCACCGCCATGCTCGAAGCCTCCGAAATGATTGCGGTGGTACCCAATGACGTGGCCGAGCATTATGCCCGCTATGGCATGGTTGCCATCCTGCCGGTAGAGCTGCCGCTGACCATGGCCAACCTGGGCGTGCTGACCCTGCGCTCGCGGCCCAACTCGGTTGCCCTGGATACCTTGCTGCGCTACCTGCGGGCGCAATAA